The genomic segment CCTCGTAGGCCACGACGCGCTCGATGACCCGCCCGCGCCCGCCGGGCCGCGCGTCCCATACCACGCGGCCGTCCCGCGGCCAGTCGCCCTCGACCTTGGCCACGTGCGCCAGCCCGTCGACGAACGTCGGCCAGCGCGACGTGTCGTACCAGAGCTCCTCGACCACGCTGGCCAGCGCGGCGACCTCGACCTCGGCGCGGACGCGTCCCATGGACGGGTTCTACCGCAGCGGCCGCAGCCCCAGGGCGTCCTTGATGTCGGCCAGGACGCCGGCCACGGCGTCCAGGCGCGGCCCGACGGCGCCCGCGAGGCGCTCGCGCTCGGCCTCCCCCTCGGGTGTCAGGCGGTAGAAGCGCCGCGACCGGCGCTCGGGGTGCTCCCACTCCCCCGCGACCAGCCCGTCGGCCTCCAGGCGACGCAGCAGCGGGTACATCGTGTTCGGGTTGACGCCGATGAGCCCGCGGCTGAGCAGCTCGACGCGCTCCATGAGCTGGTTGCCGTACGACGGGCCGTCGCCCAGGAAGTGCAGGACGAGCAGGGGCAGCAGGCCGGCCCGGCGCAGCTCGCCGGCCAGCGGATCGGCCGAGCCCGCGCCGCCGCCCGCTCCCGCGGCCGCGCGGGCGGCCGGCAGCGGCGCCGCCTCGGCGACGGCCTCGTCGATGCGCCGTGGGGACATCACCCGCAGGATCCCACGCCGCCGCGCCGCCCATGCGCCCGGCCGGCGCGGCGGTCCGGGAACGCCGACGGGCCGCCCTCGCGGGCGGCCCGTCGTGCCTCGGGACTGGAGGTCCGGTGCCGCCGGGGCGGCGGCTAGGCCGTCGCGGCGGCCTGGGGCTGCTCGACGCGGCGCGGCAGAAGCGTCTCGCGGGCGATGACCAGACGCTGGATCTGCGAGGTGCCCTCGTAGAGCTGCATGATCTTCGCGTCGCGCATGAGCTTCTCGACCGGGTACTCCTTGATGAAGCCATAGCCGCCGTAGACCTGGACGGCGTCCGTGGTGACCTCCATCGCGGAGTCCGCGGCGAAGCGCTTGGCGTGCGAGGACTCGATCGTGTTGCCCATCCCGTTGTCCAGCAGGACGGCGGACTGCCAGGTGGCCAGGCGCGACAGGTGCACCTTGGTCGCCATGTCGGCGATCATGAACTGGATCGCCTGGTGCATCGCGATCGGCACGCCGAACTGCACGCGCTCCTTGGAGTAGGCCGTGGCGTACTCCAGCGCGGCGCGGGCGATGCCGGTGGCCATCGCGGCGACGCCGGGCCGCGTGCGGTCCAGCGTCATCATCGCGATCTTGAAGCCCTGGTTCTCCTCGCCGAGGATGTGATCGGCCGGGATCTCGGTGTCGTTGAAGGTGACGGTCGCGGTGTTGGAGGCCCGCTGACCCATCTTGTCCTCCTTCTTGTCGATCACCACCGTCTCGTCGCGGGGGACGACGAAGGCGGAGATCCCGCGGTGGCCGGCGTCGGGGTCGGTCTTGGCGTAGACCGTGTACCAGTCGGCGTACGTGCCGTTGGTGATGAAGCACTTCTGGCCGTTGATGACGTACTTGTCGCCCTTGCGGACCGCGCGCGTGCGCATGGAGGAGACGTCGGACCCCGCGCCGGGCTCGGTCAGGCAGAACGACGCGTACGTGAGCTCCTCGACGAGCATGCCGAGGTAGCGCTTCTTGATCTCCTCCGAGCCGGCGAGGATGACCGGGGCGCTGGCCAGCCCGTTGGCGCCGAGCGAGGTCGTGATGCCCGAGCAGCCCCACGAGAGCTCCTCCTCGATGAGGCAGCCGTCGAGGTAGGAGAGCTCCGGTCCACCGTAGGCCTCGGGGACATGGGTGTTCATGAGGCCGACCTCGTGGGCCTTCCTGAACACGTCCTCCGGCCACGTGCCGTCCTTGTCGTACTCCCAGGCGACGGGCCGGATCTCCTTCTCGGCGAAGTCGTGCGCGAGCTCGCGGAGGTTCTTCTGCTCGTCGGTCAGCGTGAAGTCGACCATCGTGGTTCTCCTTGGAACGAGACGAAGGGCTCGCACGCGGTGAGCCCTCGTGCGACAGACGATTGACTGGTCAGTCAACGACTACCTCGAGAGGGTAGCGGAGGAACGCGTTCCGTCAATCACCCGTCCGTCCAGGCACACTGCGCGGGTGGACACCGCCTTCCTCGTGGTGACCGTCGTCGTCGTCGCCGTCGGGCTCGTGGCGGGGGTCTGGGCGAGCTCGACCAGCGGCGAGGCCTACCGCCAGATCGGCCACGGGGGCCTGTCGCTCAACGACGGGACCGACCGCGCCGGGCCGGCCCCCTCGGCGGCGGCCGTCGCGGTGGAGCGCGAGGCCGAGGTCCGCCAGCTGCTCGAGGCGCGCAACGCGCGCCGCGCCGCGCGCGGGCAGCCCGTCCAGGACGTCGAGGCCGAGCTGGCGCGGCTGCTGCGGGCGCCCACCGCCCCGGCCGACCCGGCGCTGGCGGCCGAGGTCCGCGACCTCGTCGTGGCCCGCAACGCCCGGCGCGTCCGGCAGGGCCGGCCGCCCCTGGACGTCGAGGCCGAGGTCGCCCGCTCCCTGCGCGAGCTTCAGGGCCCGGGCTGAGCGGCGCACGGGGACCGTGACCGGACCGGCGGCGGCGATCGGGCGCCCGCGCCTTGCCCCCCGGCCGCCGCGTCGTATAGAACCCACCCCATGGCGATGCGCCGCTTCGAGCTCGAGGATCTCGTGAACCGTCCCGGGACCTACTTCAACCCGCAGACCGAGGTCCTCGTCGTCGTCGACGACTCGCCCGACCTGGACGGTGAGATCTTCAACATGGAGGAGTTCGAGGGCTCCGACTGGGTGCTGGTCTCCGAGGAGCTGCCGATCGAGGAGCACGTCCGCGACGAGCTCATCGAGCGCTTCCAGTCGCGTCACGCGCCGGCGGCCGACGGCCTCATGGAGGCCGACGACGAGGAGGAGTTCGACGGCTTCGAGGTCGAGGACCCCGACGAGGACTGAGGGCCGCTAGGCGGCCGCGGTTCCGCCGGTGGCGATGGCGGCGGACTTCGCCGTGCCCGACGACGCCGAGGTGGTGCCGTCCTTCGTGCCCGAGGTCGTCGTGCCGGCCGTCGTGTTGCCCGAGGCGGCGTCCTTCTTGGACGTCCCGACCTCGACGACCTTGTGGTCGGCGCCCTTGCCGCCGTAGACGTGGAAGCAGCGCCCGTCGCGCCAGATCAGGTCGAACACCTGCCCGTTGCGGCCGTTGCCCGAGAGGTTGACGCACTGGTCGTCGCGCACGCCGCCCTTGATCCGGGCGAACTCGTGGCCCTTGACCCTCGTGAGCCTCTCGCCGTCCTTGAGCTCCTTCTTGGCGTCGGCGAACAGCGTCGCGAAGCTCTTGGCCGACGTCCCCGCCGCGTTCGTGGCCGGAGTGGTCGTGGCGGGGGTGGTGGTCGTCGCCGCGGTCGCGGCGGTGGCCTGGACGGCATCCATCATCTGTTAGGTCGGCCGCGGGGGCCGCGGGCTTGAGGCCGAGCCGCGCGGTCTACGTGCCCGCGAAGAGGAACGTCAGGCCGAGGACCACGTAGACGGCCAGGAGCTGGACGCCCTCGAACCACGTCGACTCGCCCTCGTTGGTCACGTGGTTGGCGATGAGCACCGCGAGCAGCAGCCCGCCGATCTCGAAGCCGTTGAACACGAGCGCCATCGGGTGCGGCCCGAGGACGAAGGAGAACAGCACGAGCAGTGGAGCGGCGAACAGGGCGATCTGGGCGCTTGAGCCGATCGCGATGTTCACGGCGAGGTCCATCTTGTCCTTGCGCGCGACGAGGACGGCGACCCAGTGCTCGGCGGCGTTGCCGACGATGGCGATCACGATCACGCCGATGAAGAACTCGCTGAGCCCGACACCCGCGGCGGCCTCCTGGATCGAGCCGACGAGGATCTCGGACATCACGCCCACGGCGACGCCTGCGACGGCGAGCATGATGACGGCCTTGCGCACCGTCCAGGGCTCGTCATCGCCCTCCTCGGGCTCGCCGTGCGCCGGGTTGAACAGGTCGCGGTGGGTCTTCAGCGAGAAGACCAGGCCCGCGGCGTAGGTCGCCATGAGCACGATGGCGACCGCCAGCGAGAGGTGCTCGACGTCGGACGGGTAGTTGACGATCTCGTCGCCGGGCAGCGGCAGGCCGTTGCCCGCGACGAGCTCGAAGACCGCGGGCATCGCGAGCGCGACCCCGGCGAGCAGCAGCATCGCCGACTGGGCCGAGGCGGCCGTTCGGTCGAAGAACTGGCGGTCGCGGCCCAGGCCGCCGACGAGCATCGCGGCGCCCAGCACGAGCAGGATGTTGCCGAGCATCGAGCCGATGAGCGACGCCTTGACGACCTCGTGCAGCCCCTTGTTCAGCGCGAACAGGGCGATGATGATCTCCGGCGCGTTGCCGAAGGTGACGTTGAGCAGGCCGCCGATGCCCGGGCCCGAGCGCTCGGCCAGCTCCTCCGTCGCGCGGCCCATGAGCGCCGCCGTCGGGATCACCCCGGCGGCCGAGACGAAGAAGATCGCGATGGGGCTCACGCCGGCGACGTCGAGGACGATCGCCAGGGGGATGAACGGCACGAGGAGGTAGGGCCAGCCCTGGCCGCTCGACAGGAAGGAGCGCAGCTGCACCGACAGGAGCCTAGGGGACGATCACTTCAGGAGTTCCCCGCAGCGCTGGACCTTGGCCAGGTCGTCGCCGGCCTGGTCGAGGCAGCGGGCGTAGCCGGCCTGCGCGGCGGCCGGCGTCGTCGACGTGCCGGGCGTCGTCGCGGTCCCCGGGGTGGCCGACGAGGCGCCCGAGCCCAGCCCGACCTGGCCGAGCGCCGCGCGCAGCGTGCCGAGCGACCGCGCGCCGGAGGGGGCGCGGATGGCCTGGGGCCGGTTGAGCGCCGCGAGCGTGACCTGCAGCGCGATGTGCCCCGAGCGCAGCCCGCCCGCGCGGGCCTGCAGGTCCGTGGGCACCGCGATGCGGACGTCGAGCGAGAGCTTGCGCAACGTGCGGTCGGCCGTGCCCGTCCAGACGTCGACGGTCGCGGCCGACACCGACCGGGCGATCGCGTCGCGCTGGGCGGCCGTGAGCCGGGTCGGGACGCTCGTGCCCGTCGCCGCGCCGCCCGCCTGCGTCACGCTGCGCGCCTTGCCCAGCAGCGTGTTGAGGTCGCCGAGCAGGCGCGGGACGTCGACGGCGGCGCTGATGTGGTCGGTCTGCGTCCCGGCGATGTCCTCGCGGCCGCGCGCCCTGGGCGCCTTGAGCCAGGTCAGCGGCGACACGCCCAGCGCCGACAGCGACGGCACCGCCTTCGCCGAGGACGCCGAGTCGGCCCGGGCGCGGCGGTAGCCCTCGGCGAAGCTGGCGTCGATGTCCCTGCCCAGCGCGAAGGCCTGGCCCTCCAGCGTGAGGTAGCCGACGCCGTGGGCGAACGTCGCGCCGATGGTGACCGGGCTCGTGCCGCCGTTGAGGTCGAGCTCGAGCGCGAAGTCGGGCAGCGTCGTGCCGCCGTTGGACTGGAAGGGGCCGCTGAGGTGGAGGTTCAGCGGCTGGCTGAAGCTCGGCAGGCCCTGCAGGTCGGCCACCAGGACGGCGTCCACCGAGCCGCTGCGGATGGGATGCGCAGTGCCGAACGTGGCCTTGAGCATCGCCCCGGCGTCCCCGCCGCCCGAGGCGTTGTCGCCCCCGCCACCGCAGGCCGCGACCCCGGTCGCCGAGGCGGCGACGGCGAGCAGGACGGCGAGCAGGCGGAGGCGGCGCGGCATGGCAAGCAGGGTTGCGGACCCGGCGGTCGGCGAGCGTAGCATCGGCCCCGTGCGCCGAACGCTGGTCCTCCTGGCGGTGGCGGCGGCCGTCGCCGTGCCCATCGCCGCCGTCCCCGCGGCGGACGCCGCGCCCGTGCTCGTGCTGGGCGCCGACGGCCACGTGCGCACGCGCGAGGACCCCTACCTGCCGCCGGCCGCCCCGCTGCCGGCGCCGGCGCCCGTGGACGCCGTGCCGCGCGCCCGGGCCGCCGCCGCCGGGCCGAGCGTGCCCGCCGAGCTGCGCCGCCTGCAGGCCGCGGGGACGCTGGACCCCGCGACCGCCGCGGGCTACCACGACGCCTACGTCGCGGCGCGCGACACGCTGCGGC from the Baekduia soli genome contains:
- a CDS encoding PadR family transcriptional regulator → MSPRRIDEAVAEAAPLPAARAAAGAGGGAGSADPLAGELRRAGLLPLLVLHFLGDGPSYGNQLMERVELLSRGLIGVNPNTMYPLLRRLEADGLVAGEWEHPERRSRRFYRLTPEGEAERERLAGAVGPRLDAVAGVLADIKDALGLRPLR
- a CDS encoding acyl-CoA dehydrogenase family protein — encoded protein: MVDFTLTDEQKNLRELAHDFAEKEIRPVAWEYDKDGTWPEDVFRKAHEVGLMNTHVPEAYGGPELSYLDGCLIEEELSWGCSGITTSLGANGLASAPVILAGSEEIKKRYLGMLVEELTYASFCLTEPGAGSDVSSMRTRAVRKGDKYVINGQKCFITNGTYADWYTVYAKTDPDAGHRGISAFVVPRDETVVIDKKEDKMGQRASNTATVTFNDTEIPADHILGEENQGFKIAMMTLDRTRPGVAAMATGIARAALEYATAYSKERVQFGVPIAMHQAIQFMIADMATKVHLSRLATWQSAVLLDNGMGNTIESSHAKRFAADSAMEVTTDAVQVYGGYGFIKEYPVEKLMRDAKIMQLYEGTSQIQRLVIARETLLPRRVEQPQAAATA
- the cax gene encoding calcium/proton exchanger, which translates into the protein MQLRSFLSSGQGWPYLLVPFIPLAIVLDVAGVSPIAIFFVSAAGVIPTAALMGRATEELAERSGPGIGGLLNVTFGNAPEIIIALFALNKGLHEVVKASLIGSMLGNILLVLGAAMLVGGLGRDRQFFDRTAASAQSAMLLLAGVALAMPAVFELVAGNGLPLPGDEIVNYPSDVEHLSLAVAIVLMATYAAGLVFSLKTHRDLFNPAHGEPEEGDDEPWTVRKAVIMLAVAGVAVGVMSEILVGSIQEAAAGVGLSEFFIGVIVIAIVGNAAEHWVAVLVARKDKMDLAVNIAIGSSAQIALFAAPLLVLFSFVLGPHPMALVFNGFEIGGLLLAVLIANHVTNEGESTWFEGVQLLAVYVVLGLTFLFAGT